The proteins below come from a single Carnobacterium viridans genomic window:
- a CDS encoding peptidoglycan-binding domain-containing protein — MNRWFYGGLIVDNLAGSATNKALIKALQMELNSQFNAGLKVDGLWGAKTKNACITVREGANGNLTRLIKAALICKGYDVKGFDGKFGDGLDKAVKKFQSAKALKVDGLVGQGTFEALFK; from the coding sequence TTGAATCGTTGGTTTTATGGGGGACTAATTGTTGATAATTTAGCTGGTTCCGCAACAAATAAAGCATTGATTAAAGCATTACAAATGGAATTGAACAGCCAGTTTAATGCAGGACTTAAAGTTGATGGATTATGGGGAGCAAAAACAAAAAATGCTTGTATCACGGTTCGTGAAGGAGCAAATGGTAACCTTACTCGTTTAATCAAAGCTGCATTAATTTGTAAAGGTTATGACGTAAAAGGTTTTGACGGTAAATTCGGAGACGGATTAGATAAAGCTGTTAAAAAGTTCCAAAGCGCTAAAGCATTAAAAGTAGATGGTCTAGTAGGACAAGGAACATTCGAAGCATTATTTAAATAG